A DNA window from Parus major isolate Abel chromosome 9, Parus_major1.1, whole genome shotgun sequence contains the following coding sequences:
- the SLC33A1 gene encoding acetyl-coenzyme A transporter 1 isoform X1 — MAPAIAAEEGGRQRRAGTRRHSLDLTGEPPPDGLSGDTEALLPAPARARGYRAELGSILLLLVLYVLQGIPLGLAGSVPLILQSKSASYTDQAFFSFVFWPFSLKLLWAPLVDAVYLRGFGRRKSWLVPTQYVLGLFMIYMSTQVDALLGDGHGRGPDVAALTVTFFLFEFLAATQDIAVDGWALTMLSRENVGYASTCNSVGQTAGYFLGNVLFLALESASFCNKYLRFEPQPRGIVTLSDFLFFWGAVFLVTTTLVAFLKKENQELIPAKEETKGITDTYKLLFSIIKMPAVLTFCLLILTSKVGFSAADAVTGLKLVEEGVPKEHLALLAVPMVPLQIILPLVISKYTAGPQPLNTFYKAMPYRLLLGLEFAFLVWWAPKVKHEGGFPVYYYAVVVLSYALHQITLYSMYVAIMAFNAKVSDPLIGGTYMTLLNTVSNLGGNWPSTVALWLVDPLTVKECAGAQGHTCATAAAAELCSAAGGSCLTTLDGYYVESVVCLVLGFAWWFFLGPKFKKLQEEGPSSWKCKRSN, encoded by the exons ATGGCGCCCGCCATCGCCGCCGAGGAGGGCGGGCGGCAGCGCCGAGCCGGCACCCGCCGGCACAGCCTGGACCTGACGGGCGAGCCGCCCCCCGACGGGCTGTCCGGGGACACCGAGGCGCTGCTGCCGGCGCCGGCGCGGGCGCGGGGGTACCGCGCGGAGCTGggcagcatcctgctgctgctggtgctgtaCGTGCTGCAGGGCATCCCGCTGGGGCTGGCGGGCAGCGTGCCGCTCATCCTGCAGAGCAAGAGCGCCAGCTACACCGACCAGGCCTTCTTCAGCTTCGTGTTCTGGCCCTTCAGCCTGAAGCTGCTGTGGGCGCCCTTGGTGGACGCCGTGTACCTGCGGGGCTTCGGCCGCCGCAAGTCGTGGCTGGTGCCCACACAGTACGTGCTGGGGCTCTTCATGATCTACATGTCCACGCAGGTGGACGCGCTGCTGGGCGACGGCCACGGCCGCGGCCCCGACGTGGCGGCCCTGACCGTCACCTTCTTCCTCTTCGAGTTCCTGGCGGCCACGCAGGACATCGCTGTGGACGGCTGGGCGCTCACCATGCTGTCCCGGGAGAACGTGGGCTACGCCTCCACCTGCAACTCCGTGGGGCAGACGGCCGGCTATTTCCTGGGAAATGTCCTTTTCCTGGCCCTGGAGTCCGCCTCCTTCTGCAACAAGTACCTGCGGTTCGAGCCGCAGCCCCGGGGCATCGTCACCCTGTCAG atttcctgtttttctggggAGCTGTCTTCTTAGTTACCACTACATTGGTTGCctttttgaaaaaggaaaaccaggagcTGATACcagcaaaggaagaaacaaaaggcaTCACTGACACGTACAAGCTGCTATTCTCAATAATCAAGATGCCAGCAGTTCTTACTTTCTGTCTCTTGATCCTCACTTCAAAA GTTGggttttcagcagcagatgctgtAACAGGACTCAAACTGGTGGAGGAGGGAGTCCCCAAAGAGcacctggccctgctggctgtTCCAATGGTTCCTTTGCAGATTATCTTGCCTCTGGTTATCAGCAAATACACAGCAGGCCCACAGCCGCTGAACACCTTCTACAAAGCAATGCCTTACAG GTTGCTGCTTGGCCTGGAATTCGCTTTCCTGGTGTGGTGGGCTCCTAAAGTAAAGCATGAAGGAGGATTTCCTGTCTACTACTACGCTGTGGTGGTGCTGAGTTATGCTCTACACCAG ATCACACTGTACAGCATGTACGTGGCCATCATGGCCTTCAACGCCAAGGTCAGCGACCCGCTCATCGGGGGCACCTACATGACCCTGCTCAACACCGTCTCCAACCTGGGGGGCAACTGGCCCTCCACGGTGGCCCTGTGGCTGGTGGACCCCCTCACGGTGAAGGAGTGTGCCGGGGCCCAGGGCCACACCTGTGCCACCGCGGCGGCCGCAGAg ctgtgctcagcagctgggGGCTCCTGCCTGACCACCCTGGACGGGTACTACGTGGAGTCTGTCGTCTGCCTCGTCCTGGGCTTTGCCTGGTGGTTCTTCCTCGGACCAAAATTcaaaaagctgcaggaagaagGACCGTCTTCGTGGAAGTGCAAGAGGAGCAATTGA
- the SLC33A1 gene encoding acetyl-coenzyme A transporter 1 isoform X2: MAPAIAAEEGGRQRRAGTRRHSLDLTGEPPPDGLSGDTEALLPAPARARGYRAELGSILLLLVLYVLQGIPLGLAGSVPLILQSKSASYTDQAFFSFVFWPFSLKLLWAPLVDAVYLRGFGRRKSWLVPTQYVLGLFMIYMSTQVDALLGDGHGRGPDVAALTVTFFLFEFLAATQDIAVDGWALTMLSRENVGYASTCNSVGQTAGYFLGNVLFLALESASFCNKYLRFEPQPRGIVTLSGWVFSSRCCNRTQTGGGGSPQRAPGPAGCSNGSFADYLASGYQQIHSRPTAAEHLLQSNALQITLYSMYVAIMAFNAKVSDPLIGGTYMTLLNTVSNLGGNWPSTVALWLVDPLTVKECAGAQGHTCATAAAAELCSAAGGSCLTTLDGYYVESVVCLVLGFAWWFFLGPKFKKLQEEGPSSWKCKRSN, encoded by the exons ATGGCGCCCGCCATCGCCGCCGAGGAGGGCGGGCGGCAGCGCCGAGCCGGCACCCGCCGGCACAGCCTGGACCTGACGGGCGAGCCGCCCCCCGACGGGCTGTCCGGGGACACCGAGGCGCTGCTGCCGGCGCCGGCGCGGGCGCGGGGGTACCGCGCGGAGCTGggcagcatcctgctgctgctggtgctgtaCGTGCTGCAGGGCATCCCGCTGGGGCTGGCGGGCAGCGTGCCGCTCATCCTGCAGAGCAAGAGCGCCAGCTACACCGACCAGGCCTTCTTCAGCTTCGTGTTCTGGCCCTTCAGCCTGAAGCTGCTGTGGGCGCCCTTGGTGGACGCCGTGTACCTGCGGGGCTTCGGCCGCCGCAAGTCGTGGCTGGTGCCCACACAGTACGTGCTGGGGCTCTTCATGATCTACATGTCCACGCAGGTGGACGCGCTGCTGGGCGACGGCCACGGCCGCGGCCCCGACGTGGCGGCCCTGACCGTCACCTTCTTCCTCTTCGAGTTCCTGGCGGCCACGCAGGACATCGCTGTGGACGGCTGGGCGCTCACCATGCTGTCCCGGGAGAACGTGGGCTACGCCTCCACCTGCAACTCCGTGGGGCAGACGGCCGGCTATTTCCTGGGAAATGTCCTTTTCCTGGCCCTGGAGTCCGCCTCCTTCTGCAACAAGTACCTGCGGTTCGAGCCGCAGCCCCGGGGCATCGTCACCCTGTCAG GTTGggttttcagcagcagatgctgtAACAGGACTCAAACTGGTGGAGGAGGGAGTCCCCAAAGAGcacctggccctgctggctgtTCCAATGGTTCCTTTGCAGATTATCTTGCCTCTGGTTATCAGCAAATACACAGCAGGCCCACAGCCGCTGAACACCTTCTACAAAGCAATGCCTTACAG ATCACACTGTACAGCATGTACGTGGCCATCATGGCCTTCAACGCCAAGGTCAGCGACCCGCTCATCGGGGGCACCTACATGACCCTGCTCAACACCGTCTCCAACCTGGGGGGCAACTGGCCCTCCACGGTGGCCCTGTGGCTGGTGGACCCCCTCACGGTGAAGGAGTGTGCCGGGGCCCAGGGCCACACCTGTGCCACCGCGGCGGCCGCAGAg ctgtgctcagcagctgggGGCTCCTGCCTGACCACCCTGGACGGGTACTACGTGGAGTCTGTCGTCTGCCTCGTCCTGGGCTTTGCCTGGTGGTTCTTCCTCGGACCAAAATTcaaaaagctgcaggaagaagGACCGTCTTCGTGGAAGTGCAAGAGGAGCAATTGA
- the C9H3orf33 gene encoding protein C3orf33 homolog codes for SEWADAHLGLLRGLIAGAAVAGVLLLARSLRVTTKFTSPLDIPVEFIEKNVKLRGKLHHITEKGLEVEHVPISIPFISTIQRKWQSERLLLIRLAGVELAPGGRAWLQRELLPKQPLWFQLLGRDSSALECLVLVHKGGFLSMCLNEELLRQGLARAARIEGLPHHSRLYWKLHKRLLRAELKAVKKNKGIWKDQNYSERVQERISSNKFLQRLKQFVSWVRSSTER; via the exons TCCGAGTGGGCGGACGCgcacctggggctgctgcgG GGCCTGATCGCCGGCGCGGCCGTGGCCGGGGTGCTACTGCTGGCGCGGAGCCTCCGCGTG ACAACAAAGTTCACAAGTCCTTTGGATATACCTGTGGAGTTCATAGAAAAGAATGTGAAATTGAGAGGGAAATTACATCACATCACAGAGAAGGGCCTGGAAGTTGAGCATGTTCCCATCAGCATTCCTTTCATCTCAACCATCCAGAGAAAAT GGCAGTCAGAGAGGCTCCTGCTGATCCGCCTGGCCGGGGTGGAGCTGGCTCCAGGTGGCAGAGCCTGGCTACAACGGGAGCTGCTCCCCAAACAGCCCCTGTGgttccagctgctggggagggacagcTCGGCCCTGGAGTGCCTCGTTCTAGTCCATAAG GGTGGATTTCTCAGCATGTGCTTGAACGAAGAGCTCTTGAGGCAAGGGCTGGCCAGAGCAGCCCGGATTGAGGGGCTGCCCCACCACTCCCGCCTCTACTGGAAACTGCACAAACGGCTCCTCCGGGCTGAGTTAAaggctgtgaagaaaaataaaggcatatGGAAAGACCAAAACTACTCTGAAAGAGTCCAGGAGCGCATAAGCAGCAATAAATTCCTGCAGAGGCTGAAACAGTTTGTGAGCTGGGTTAGAAGCTCTACTGAGAGGTGA